From a region of the Alnus glutinosa chromosome 1, dhAlnGlut1.1, whole genome shotgun sequence genome:
- the LOC133858367 gene encoding uncharacterized protein LOC133858367, with protein MSKKPGQNVIHMKINRGKMVKSLAWEKLKRQKGPQWKGIRFNNKRAQRAEPFSSPNIFPPNLSLPPSPPSTHREINQASPPPSTTNEPVAGTSSSISSFHATDRHPPIAPQAPPPVASISISISIHRSRRPISVSIHRTTPKSPAVKKGFAQLGLLPMSSLKLERGPSISISSPCCPEVEY; from the exons ATGTCTAAAAAACCAGGGCAAAATGTTATCCATATGAAAATCAACAGGGGTAAAATGGTCAAATCACTAGCATGGGAAAAactgaaaagacaaaaaggccCTCAGTGGAAAGGAATCCGCTTTAACAATAAAAGGGCA CAAAGAGCAGAgccattttcttctccaaacattttccccccaaatcttTCCCTCCCTCCATCTCCTCCCTCAACCCACCGTGAAATCAACCAAGCGAGCCCACCACCGTCGACCACCAACGAGCCTGTCGCTGGTACGTCCAGCTCCATCTCCTCCTTCCACGCCACCGATCGCCACCCACCAATTGCCCCACAAGCACCGCCACCAGTTGcatccatctccatctccatctccatccaCCGTAGCCGACGACCCATCTCCGTCTCCATCCACCGCACAACTCCAAAGAGCCCAGCCGTAAAAAAAG GATTTGCTCAACTGGGCTTACTACCGATGTCATCATTGAAGTTGGAGAGAGGACCTTCCATCTCCATAAG TTCCCCTTGCTGTCCAGAAGTGGAGTATTAG